One region of Aurantimonas sp. HBX-1 genomic DNA includes:
- a CDS encoding FliG C-terminal domain-containing protein translates to MSMIAAYQDEDVALPRSSRARAAILLLAMGSSGASRVLKHLAPGDIKLLRDAAGGLEPISPEQMDLIVEIFQEAFRKGPGVAGPERQMDELLQKALSEDEFEALFPEAAAELALELSDEPARSVWDAVADMQGEVLAPQLAREHPHVVAILLSKIPAVTASSIVREFDPGFRNSVMRRMLTLKPLSVPVLNLFETHVRQAYLGSQESPESTGSHAILADIVNRLEKRQADELLEAVRTVRPRDAENLQRLLFNFNDLPELPQKSRLTLFDAIPTELSILALRGASAEMKECVLSSLGARARRMAEAELSQQIDVQESEIEAARRRIADEALRLSGDGRIQLRAMDAA, encoded by the coding sequence ATGTCGATGATCGCCGCCTACCAGGACGAAGACGTGGCGCTGCCGCGCAGCAGTCGCGCCAGAGCCGCCATCCTGCTTCTCGCCATGGGCTCGTCGGGTGCGTCGCGCGTGCTGAAGCATCTCGCCCCCGGCGACATCAAGCTGCTGCGCGACGCGGCAGGCGGGCTGGAGCCGATCTCGCCCGAGCAGATGGACCTGATCGTCGAGATCTTCCAGGAGGCGTTCCGCAAGGGCCCGGGGGTTGCGGGTCCCGAGCGGCAGATGGACGAACTGCTCCAGAAGGCGCTCTCGGAGGATGAGTTCGAGGCGCTCTTCCCGGAGGCGGCGGCGGAACTCGCTCTCGAGCTGTCCGACGAGCCGGCGCGCAGCGTCTGGGACGCCGTCGCCGACATGCAGGGCGAGGTGCTGGCGCCGCAGCTGGCGAGGGAACACCCGCATGTCGTGGCGATCCTGCTCTCGAAGATCCCCGCGGTGACCGCTTCGTCGATCGTGCGCGAGTTCGATCCGGGCTTCCGCAACAGCGTGATGCGCCGGATGCTGACGCTCAAGCCGCTGTCGGTCCCGGTGCTGAACCTGTTCGAGACGCATGTGCGCCAGGCATATCTCGGCAGCCAGGAGAGCCCCGAGAGCACCGGCAGCCACGCGATCCTCGCCGACATCGTGAACCGGCTGGAGAAGCGCCAGGCCGACGAGCTCCTCGAGGCGGTGCGGACCGTGCGCCCGCGCGACGCCGAAAACCTGCAGCGGCTTCTGTTCAACTTCAACGACCTGCCGGAGCTGCCGCAGAAGTCGCGCCTCACGCTTTTCGACGCGATACCCACGGAATTGTCGATCCTGGCGCTGCGCGGCGCGTCGGCGGAGATGAAGGAGTGCGTGCTGTCCTCGCTCGGCGCCCGCGCGCGGCGCATGGCCGAGGCCGAGCTGTCGCAGCAGATCGACGTGCAGGAGAGCGAGATCGAAGCGGCGCGCCGCCGCATCGCCGACGAGGCGCTGCGCCTTTCCGGCGACGGACGGATACAGCTTCGCGCGATGGACGCGGCGTAA
- a CDS encoding FliM/FliN family flagellar motor switch protein → MSNVASTRESQVITQRLRSAAEMDPSRLPRLLHMGEVWAERIGGRLAPVAADRPALSVAGVELDLAPEPPEEGSDGALIAMLSSPRFQKPGFAVVARSTIEALISTFFGAEPSPDKQLTREPTELDRAVVVLAIDALVQSANDAFAAIATLDLARGDLIEQSELAARLEDAATRFVQFRFEITVRGLTAPLVVGFPEEFFVPHRRFLAESPDAPPVDRDEAWAQAIRASFSQSDLRLQALLAKKKVPLSTVAAFRVGATIPLDVDIASLIAVECEDRQLFRATVGRSRDSFVISVEERVDPAQEFIDDILSD, encoded by the coding sequence ATGAGCAACGTCGCCTCCACGAGGGAATCGCAGGTCATCACCCAGCGGCTGCGCAGCGCCGCCGAGATGGACCCGAGCCGCCTGCCGCGCCTTCTTCACATGGGCGAGGTCTGGGCGGAGCGGATCGGCGGCCGGCTGGCGCCGGTCGCTGCCGACCGGCCGGCGCTCAGCGTCGCGGGCGTCGAGCTCGACCTGGCGCCCGAGCCACCGGAGGAGGGCAGCGACGGCGCCCTGATCGCCATGCTGTCGTCCCCGCGGTTTCAGAAGCCGGGCTTCGCGGTCGTCGCGCGATCGACGATCGAGGCGCTGATCTCCACCTTCTTCGGCGCCGAGCCGTCTCCCGACAAGCAGCTGACCCGCGAGCCGACCGAGCTCGACCGCGCCGTCGTCGTGCTGGCGATCGATGCCCTCGTCCAGTCGGCCAACGACGCCTTCGCCGCGATCGCGACGCTCGATCTCGCCCGCGGCGATCTCATCGAGCAGTCCGAACTCGCGGCCCGGCTGGAGGACGCCGCGACCCGCTTCGTGCAGTTCCGCTTCGAGATCACGGTGCGCGGCCTCACGGCGCCGCTGGTGGTCGGGTTTCCGGAAGAGTTCTTCGTCCCCCACCGCCGCTTCCTGGCCGAGTCGCCCGACGCGCCGCCGGTGGACCGCGACGAGGCCTGGGCCCAGGCGATCAGGGCGAGCTTTTCGCAGAGCGACCTGCGGCTGCAGGCGCTGCTCGCCAAGAAGAAGGTGCCGTTGTCCACCGTCGCCGCCTTCCGCGTCGGCGCGACCATCCCCCTCGACGTCGACATCGCCAGCCTCATCGCCGTCGAGTGCGAGGACCGCCAGCTGTTCCGCGCCACCGTCGGCCGCTCGCGGGACAGTTTCGTGATCAGCGTCGAAGAACGCGTCGACCCAGCCCAGGAGTTCATCGATGACATCCTATCTGATTGA
- the fliN gene encoding flagellar motor switch protein FliN has protein sequence MSKIDADAEDVASDTEEQATPGPLDIDIVMDVPVTMQVVLGSATMTVANILKLGRGAVVKLDTKVGDPVDVVVNGRLVARGEIVILDNEDQRFGLTLTEVATPGAQLKPKKQRVA, from the coding sequence ATGAGCAAGATCGACGCCGACGCCGAAGACGTCGCATCCGACACGGAAGAGCAGGCGACGCCCGGGCCGCTCGACATCGACATCGTGATGGATGTCCCGGTGACCATGCAGGTCGTGCTCGGCTCGGCGACGATGACCGTCGCGAACATCCTCAAGCTCGGACGCGGCGCCGTGGTCAAGCTCGACACCAAGGTCGGCGATCCCGTCGACGTGGTGGTGAACGGCCGCCTGGTGGCGCGCGGCGAGATCGTCATCCTCGACAACGAGGACCAGCGGTTCGGCCTGACGCTCACTGAGGTCGCGACGCCCGGTGCCCAGTTGAAGCCCAAGAAGCAGCGGGTCGCCTAG
- the motA gene encoding flagellar motor stator protein MotA, with protein sequence MGIVLGLIVTLGCLLGGYVAMGGHLGVLVQPFEYVIIIGSAVGTFLVANPTKVVKDCGRAILEAFKNKVPQQRDYLNVLGLLHQLMREMRSKSRSEVEAHIDDPKESTIFQAFPTVLQDVPMTNFICDYCRLIIIGNARPHEIEALMEEEIATITYDTMKPKHALQDVADGLPALGIVAAVLGVIKAMGALDQSPEVLGHLIGAALVGTFAGIFFSYAVVGPIATKVKSVREKKCRVFVIVKSTLIAYMNGAMPQVALEYGRKTISAYDRPTIDQVENETIGGAGA encoded by the coding sequence ATGGGAATTGTACTTGGGCTGATCGTGACGCTCGGCTGCCTGCTGGGCGGCTACGTCGCGATGGGCGGGCACCTGGGGGTCCTCGTCCAGCCCTTCGAATACGTCATCATCATCGGATCGGCCGTCGGTACCTTCCTCGTCGCCAACCCGACCAAGGTGGTGAAGGATTGCGGGCGCGCCATCCTCGAGGCGTTCAAGAACAAGGTACCCCAGCAGCGCGACTACCTGAACGTCCTAGGCCTGCTGCACCAGCTGATGCGGGAGATGCGGTCGAAATCGCGCAGCGAGGTCGAGGCGCATATCGACGACCCGAAGGAATCGACAATCTTCCAGGCCTTCCCGACCGTCCTCCAGGACGTTCCGATGACCAACTTCATCTGCGACTACTGCCGGCTGATCATCATCGGCAACGCCCGCCCGCACGAGATCGAGGCGCTGATGGAGGAGGAGATTGCGACGATCACCTACGACACGATGAAGCCCAAGCATGCCCTGCAGGACGTCGCCGACGGCCTGCCCGCCCTCGGCATCGTCGCGGCGGTGCTCGGCGTCATCAAGGCCATGGGTGCGCTCGACCAGTCGCCGGAAGTGCTCGGACACCTGATCGGCGCCGCGCTCGTCGGCACCTTCGCCGGCATCTTCTTCTCCTATGCCGTGGTCGGCCCGATCGCCACCAAGGTGAAATCGGTCCGCGAGAAGAAGTGCCGCGTCTTCGTCATCGTGAAATCCACCCTCATCGCCTACATGAACGGCGCGATGCCGCAGGTGGCGCTGGAATACGGCCGCAAGACCATCTCGGCCTACGACCGGCCGACCATCGATCAGGTCGAGAACGAGACCATCGGCGGCGCGGGGGCGTGA
- a CDS encoding efflux RND transporter periplasmic adaptor subunit yields MTDNRKAAESEAATQPKPREPKSWSGWIAALFVLALVGWMGSGYYYPAASTDAEAPRTTERQPFTVEAFVSRARTVTEFVASEGQVSPDRMTPVRAKVGGTVEDVAVAKGDFVQEGALIARIALDDRVAQRTQAQAELARRQGEFDRISGLAERGYATTAQVEAAQAELATAQADLAAIQQTTGDTEIRAPITGVLDNFDLDLGEFVAASAEVGTVIDNDPLTVDIQIPQQSVGRVRAGQPAAVTFITGESREGTVSYVAANADAATRTFPVEITVANPEREIPAGISAQVRIPVGEIPAHFLSAALLALGPDGSLGVKAVDADETVVFHPIKLVRAETDGIWVSGPPETMRVISVGQGFVSAGETVRVIEADPTEEVPTPDPALVTPDDSPLVQDDEPGATSTTGSIEPSTETGQDESADGQPTEIASLLETIGVSGEGLPVRLLQQRLVALGYEVGPVDGVLGESTKEAIREFQRSNGLEVTGEVSAALAMALFTDNAPAGAE; encoded by the coding sequence ATGACCGACAATCGGAAGGCCGCCGAATCCGAGGCAGCGACGCAGCCGAAGCCGCGCGAGCCGAAATCCTGGTCCGGCTGGATCGCCGCGCTCTTCGTGCTGGCGCTCGTCGGCTGGATGGGTTCCGGCTACTATTACCCCGCCGCCTCGACCGACGCCGAGGCGCCGCGCACCACCGAACGCCAGCCCTTCACCGTCGAGGCCTTCGTCTCGCGCGCCCGCACCGTCACCGAATTCGTCGCCTCCGAGGGACAGGTGTCGCCCGACCGCATGACGCCGGTCCGCGCCAAGGTGGGCGGCACGGTCGAGGACGTCGCCGTCGCCAAGGGCGATTTCGTTCAGGAAGGCGCGCTGATCGCCCGCATCGCGCTCGACGACCGCGTTGCCCAGCGCACCCAGGCCCAGGCCGAGCTCGCCCGCCGCCAGGGCGAATTCGACCGCATCTCCGGGCTGGCCGAGCGCGGCTACGCCACGACAGCGCAGGTCGAGGCGGCGCAGGCCGAACTCGCCACCGCGCAGGCGGATCTCGCGGCCATCCAGCAGACCACCGGGGATACCGAGATCCGCGCGCCGATCACCGGCGTCCTCGACAATTTCGACCTCGATCTCGGCGAGTTCGTCGCCGCCTCCGCCGAGGTCGGCACGGTGATCGACAACGATCCGCTCACCGTCGACATCCAGATCCCCCAGCAGAGCGTCGGCCGGGTCCGCGCCGGCCAGCCGGCCGCCGTCACCTTCATCACCGGCGAGAGCCGCGAGGGCACGGTCAGCTACGTCGCCGCCAACGCCGACGCCGCGACCCGCACCTTTCCCGTCGAGATCACCGTGGCCAACCCGGAGCGCGAGATCCCGGCCGGCATCTCGGCGCAGGTGCGGATCCCGGTGGGCGAGATCCCGGCGCATTTCCTCTCCGCCGCCCTCCTTGCCCTCGGCCCCGACGGCTCGCTCGGCGTCAAGGCGGTCGACGCCGACGAAACGGTGGTCTTCCACCCGATCAAGCTGGTGCGCGCAGAGACGGACGGCATCTGGGTCTCGGGGCCGCCGGAGACGATGCGGGTGATCTCGGTCGGCCAGGGCTTCGTCTCCGCCGGCGAGACGGTTCGGGTGATCGAGGCGGATCCGACCGAGGAAGTGCCGACGCCCGATCCCGCGCTCGTAACGCCGGACGACTCTCCGCTGGTCCAAGACGACGAACCCGGCGCGACTAGCACCACGGGCTCCATCGAGCCATCCACCGAGACTGGACAGGACGAGAGCGCCGACGGCCAGCCGACGGAGATCGCGTCGCTGCTCGAAACGATCGGGGTCAGCGGCGAAGGCCTGCCGGTGCGACTTCTGCAGCAGCGGCTGGTCGCGCTCGGCTATGAGGTCGGGCCGGTCGACGGCGTCCTCGGCGAGTCGACCAAGGAAGCGATCCGCGAGTTCCAGCGCAGCAACGGCCTTGAGGTCACCGGCGAGGTCAGCGCGGCGCTGGCGATGGCGCTGTTCACCGACAACGCGCCGGCGGGTGCCGAATGA
- the flgF gene encoding flagellar basal-body rod protein FlgF gives MQTSFPVALSAQLAMEKRLETIANNIANSRTAGFRAEEVKFEQLISRTAGEPVSFASEGETYLSTRSGELTLTGNPLDLAASGEGYFAFQGPNGPVYTRDGRMRINADGGLETMNGYAVLDVGGAPLQINPNAGPIGVARDGMITQNGQQIGAVGLFAMPAGAQLTRFENSGVIPDRAAVPVVDFQNAGMVQGFVEGSNVNPVMEISRLIALQRAFDSAANLVQGSERSLDEAVKSLGSMS, from the coding sequence ATGCAGACTTCGTTTCCCGTCGCCCTCTCGGCCCAGCTTGCGATGGAAAAGCGCCTCGAGACGATCGCCAACAACATCGCCAACAGCCGGACTGCCGGCTTCCGCGCCGAGGAAGTGAAGTTCGAGCAGCTGATCTCGCGCACGGCGGGGGAACCGGTGAGCTTTGCCTCCGAAGGCGAGACTTACCTCTCGACACGCTCCGGCGAACTGACGCTGACCGGCAATCCGCTGGATCTCGCCGCGTCCGGCGAAGGCTATTTCGCCTTTCAGGGCCCGAACGGGCCGGTCTACACCCGAGACGGTCGGATGCGGATCAATGCCGATGGCGGGCTGGAGACGATGAACGGCTATGCCGTGCTCGATGTCGGCGGCGCGCCGCTCCAGATCAATCCGAATGCCGGCCCGATCGGCGTCGCGCGTGACGGCATGATCACCCAGAACGGCCAGCAGATCGGCGCGGTGGGCCTCTTCGCCATGCCGGCGGGCGCCCAGCTGACGCGATTCGAGAATTCCGGCGTCATTCCCGACCGGGCCGCCGTGCCGGTCGTCGACTTCCAGAACGCCGGCATGGTGCAGGGCTTCGTCGAAGGGTCCAACGTCAACCCGGTCATGGAGATCAGCCGGCTGATCGCCCTGCAGCGCGCCTTCGACAGCGCCGCCAACCTCGTCCAAGGCTCCGAGCGGTCGCTCGACGAGGCCGTCAAGAGCCTCGGGAGCATGTCGTGA
- a CDS encoding GbsR/MarR family transcriptional regulator: protein MNIAVDQTTMPDERRLAAAAHLIERMGDHLEAEGMPRIAGRIFGLMILEPGLISFGALAERLGVSRASISTNARLLENKGLLARVRVAGQRQDYYRLADQPYVNMLRGVAARMGETLATLATAHDALPPEASVERARLDQARVFFETTLAAMTELSGQLSQLAAGGRDKP from the coding sequence ATGAACATCGCTGTCGACCAGACCACCATGCCCGACGAGCGCCGCCTCGCCGCGGCAGCCCACCTCATCGAGCGGATGGGCGATCATCTCGAGGCCGAGGGCATGCCGCGGATCGCCGGCAGGATCTTCGGGCTGATGATCCTCGAGCCAGGCCTGATCAGTTTCGGTGCCCTGGCCGAACGGCTGGGCGTCAGCCGCGCGTCGATCTCCACCAATGCGAGGCTGCTCGAGAACAAGGGGCTGCTGGCTCGCGTGCGGGTCGCCGGGCAGCGGCAGGATTACTACCGCCTGGCCGACCAGCCCTACGTCAACATGCTGCGCGGGGTCGCGGCACGGATGGGCGAGACGCTGGCAACGCTGGCAACGGCCCATGATGCGCTGCCGCCGGAAGCCAGCGTCGAGCGCGCCCGGCTCGACCAGGCTCGGGTCTTCTTCGAAACTACGCTGGCCGCGATGACCGAACTTTCGGGACAGCTGAGCCAGCTTGCTGCCGGCGGACGGGACAAGCCATGA
- the fliI gene encoding flagellar protein export ATPase FliI produces the protein MSSGGLGFEGAALDAPCLDISGQVVDVSPQSFRVAGLSRFVRLGDCIACPGSDGDSLGEVVRIEADALTVKPFGNRFDRGVKAPARRLGRFSLAPCDAWKGRVLNAFGMPCDGAGPLASGDEERYADAPPPPALRRGRVGSPVPTGVRAIDIFTPLVKGQRIGIFAGSGVGKSTLMGMLARAQGFDTVVVALVGERGREVREFLEESMAGDLSKLVTIVATGDESPMMRRLAPRTATAVAEYFRDRGENVLLIVDSITRLAHAARDVALAAGEPPVARGYPPSVFSELPQLLERAGPGLDGSGTITGVFSVLVDGDDHNDPIADAIRGTLDGHIVLDRAIAEQGRFPAVDVLKSISRLAERSWNEQERELVVRLRGMISRFEDTRDLRLLGGYQRGSDQTLDQAVDLVPLVYESLIQGPRDAPSTAPFNDLSRRLKKSFEPAA, from the coding sequence GTGAGCAGCGGCGGACTGGGTTTCGAGGGCGCGGCGCTCGACGCGCCATGCCTCGACATCTCCGGCCAGGTCGTCGACGTCTCGCCGCAATCCTTCCGGGTCGCGGGCCTGTCGCGCTTCGTGCGGCTCGGCGACTGCATCGCCTGCCCCGGTTCGGACGGCGACTCGCTGGGCGAGGTCGTGCGGATCGAAGCCGACGCGCTGACCGTCAAGCCGTTCGGCAACCGCTTCGACCGCGGCGTCAAGGCGCCGGCGCGGCGCCTCGGCCGGTTCAGCCTGGCGCCCTGCGACGCCTGGAAGGGCCGCGTCCTCAACGCCTTCGGCATGCCCTGCGACGGCGCCGGCCCGCTCGCCAGCGGCGACGAGGAGCGCTACGCCGACGCGCCGCCACCGCCTGCGCTCCGGCGCGGCCGGGTCGGCAGTCCGGTTCCGACCGGCGTCAGGGCGATCGACATCTTCACGCCGCTGGTGAAGGGGCAGCGCATCGGCATCTTCGCCGGCTCCGGCGTCGGCAAGTCCACCCTGATGGGCATGCTGGCGCGGGCACAGGGCTTCGACACGGTCGTCGTCGCCCTTGTGGGCGAGCGCGGCCGCGAGGTGCGCGAGTTCCTCGAGGAGTCGATGGCCGGCGACCTGTCCAAGCTCGTCACCATCGTCGCCACGGGCGACGAGAGCCCGATGATGCGTCGCCTCGCCCCGCGCACCGCGACCGCCGTCGCCGAATATTTCCGCGACCGCGGCGAAAACGTCCTCTTGATCGTCGACAGCATCACCCGCCTCGCCCACGCCGCGCGCGACGTGGCGCTGGCGGCCGGCGAGCCGCCGGTGGCCCGCGGCTATCCGCCCAGCGTCTTCTCCGAACTGCCGCAGCTGCTGGAGCGCGCGGGACCGGGTCTCGACGGATCGGGAACGATCACCGGCGTGTTCTCGGTGCTCGTCGACGGCGACGACCACAACGACCCGATCGCCGACGCGATCCGAGGCACGCTGGACGGCCATATCGTCCTCGACCGCGCCATCGCCGAACAGGGACGCTTCCCGGCGGTGGACGTGCTGAAGTCGATCTCGCGTCTCGCCGAACGCTCCTGGAACGAGCAGGAACGCGAACTCGTCGTGCGGCTGCGCGGGATGATCTCGCGCTTCGAGGACACCCGCGACCTGCGCCTGCTGGGCGGCTACCAGCGCGGCAGCGACCAGACGCTCGACCAGGCCGTGGACCTCGTCCCGCTGGTCTACGAGAGCCTGATCCAGGGCCCGCGCGACGCGCCGAGCACCGCCCCCTTCAACGACCTCAGCCGGCGCCTCAAGAAGAGCTTCGAGCCCGCCGCCTGA
- a CDS encoding efflux RND transporter permease subunit, producing MNGIIEAAFDRSRTVLLFLVLIFVTGIIAYQSIPKESSPDIPIPVMYVTAVLDGISPEDSERLLVRPLETELSSLSGLDEMESHAAEGFASVQLEFEAGFDAARALTDVKDAVDRARPNLPDEVEEPVVNEVNTSLFPILTVVLSGPIPERTLVNIANELEDDLEASAGVLEVDIGGDRDELLEVLIEPTVFETYDLSFDELVSQISRNNRLIAAGAMDTGAGRIVVKVPGLIEDMQDVLDMPVKVDGSTVITFADVAVARRTFEDPSGFARIDGEPSLALEVKKRSGANIIETVAAVREVVARHQAEWPDTVRVKYLQDESEQVETMLGDLENNVISAIVLVMIVIVAALGLRTSILVGLSIPGSFLAGIAILWFMGFTMNIIVLFSLILVVGMLVDGAIVTTEFADRRLLEGATPRQAYKQAAQRMAWPIIASTITTLAVFLPLLFWSGMVGEFMKFLPITVLITLSASLVMALIFIPVLGGMIGKAQPMPARQRQALEDAETGDVSRIGGATGAYLKVLRGAVKAPLATLVIASTLLVGAFYGFAQYGRGVEFFPSIEPEFAQVQIRARDNFSIYERDALVRRVEDRLLGMEEVRSVYARTIGEGGARQLGADVIGTIQLELDEWDQRRKATEIFEDIRTRVADIPGVNVTVQQEQSGPSSGKPINVKLLGSDMEALAEGVATVRTLMDQIGGFENVTDSRPLPGVEWQVQVDREEAARYGADVSLLGQAVRLLTVGIEVSNYRPDDAGGDGEVPIRVRFPAGDRTLERLQDLRIRTAQGLVPIRNFVSFEPAPKVGTIIRIDQRRVMSVEADVAPGVLANDQTTKLNAALAAAELPAGVEYTFGGEAEDQAEAATFLAGAGAAAIFLMFIVLVTQFNSIYQAILVMTAIVFSTAGVFYGLLLTGRPFGVVMGGIGVIALAGIVVNNNIVLIDTYNDLRRSGQSPLEAVMRTGAQRLRPVFLTSITTVLGLVPMVIGANVDFIRRDIAFGAPSTQWWIELSTAIAGGLTFATVLTLVLTPALLILGETFSAWVKRRRGRNAPSPLAEGDGRPTAAPAE from the coding sequence ATGAACGGGATCATCGAGGCCGCCTTCGACCGCTCCCGGACGGTGCTGCTGTTCCTGGTGCTGATCTTCGTCACCGGCATCATCGCCTATCAGTCGATCCCGAAGGAATCCTCGCCCGACATCCCGATCCCGGTCATGTACGTCACGGCGGTGCTGGACGGGATCTCGCCGGAGGATTCCGAGCGGCTGCTGGTGCGGCCGCTGGAGACCGAGCTGTCGTCGCTGTCGGGCCTGGACGAGATGGAGTCGCATGCCGCCGAGGGCTTCGCCTCGGTGCAGCTGGAATTCGAGGCCGGCTTCGATGCGGCGCGGGCCCTCACCGACGTGAAGGACGCGGTCGACCGCGCCCGGCCCAACTTGCCGGACGAGGTCGAGGAGCCGGTGGTCAACGAGGTCAACACCTCGCTGTTTCCGATCCTGACCGTGGTGCTCTCGGGCCCCATTCCCGAGCGCACCCTGGTCAACATCGCCAACGAACTGGAGGACGATCTGGAGGCATCGGCCGGGGTCCTCGAGGTCGACATCGGCGGCGATCGCGACGAACTGCTCGAGGTGCTGATCGAGCCGACGGTGTTCGAGACCTACGACCTCTCATTCGACGAGCTGGTCAGCCAGATCAGCCGCAACAACCGGCTGATCGCGGCGGGCGCGATGGACACCGGCGCGGGCCGCATCGTCGTCAAGGTTCCCGGGCTCATCGAGGACATGCAGGACGTCCTCGACATGCCGGTCAAGGTCGACGGCAGCACGGTGATCACCTTCGCGGACGTCGCCGTGGCGCGCCGCACCTTCGAGGATCCGAGCGGCTTCGCCCGGATCGACGGCGAGCCCTCGCTGGCGCTCGAGGTCAAGAAGCGCTCCGGCGCCAACATCATCGAGACCGTCGCGGCGGTGCGCGAGGTGGTCGCCCGCCACCAGGCCGAATGGCCGGATACCGTCCGGGTGAAATATCTCCAGGACGAATCCGAGCAGGTCGAGACGATGCTCGGCGACCTCGAGAACAACGTCATTTCGGCGATCGTCCTCGTCATGATCGTCATCGTCGCGGCGCTCGGCCTGCGCACCTCGATCCTCGTCGGCCTGTCGATCCCCGGCTCGTTCCTCGCCGGCATCGCGATCCTCTGGTTCATGGGCTTCACCATGAACATCATCGTGCTGTTCTCGCTGATCCTCGTGGTCGGCATGCTGGTCGACGGGGCGATCGTCACCACCGAGTTCGCCGACCGCCGGCTGCTGGAGGGGGCGACGCCGCGCCAGGCCTACAAGCAGGCGGCCCAGCGCATGGCGTGGCCGATCATCGCCTCCACCATCACCACGCTGGCGGTGTTCCTGCCGCTGCTGTTCTGGAGCGGCATGGTCGGCGAGTTCATGAAGTTCCTGCCGATCACGGTGCTGATCACCCTGTCGGCGTCGCTGGTCATGGCGCTGATCTTCATTCCGGTGCTCGGCGGCATGATCGGCAAGGCCCAGCCGATGCCGGCGCGCCAGCGCCAGGCGCTGGAGGACGCCGAGACCGGCGACGTGTCGCGCATCGGCGGCGCGACGGGCGCCTATCTCAAGGTGCTGCGCGGCGCGGTGAAGGCGCCGCTCGCGACCTTGGTCATCGCCTCGACGCTGCTCGTCGGCGCCTTCTACGGCTTTGCGCAATACGGCCGCGGCGTCGAGTTCTTCCCGTCGATCGAGCCGGAATTCGCGCAGGTGCAGATCCGCGCCCGCGACAATTTCTCGATCTACGAGCGCGACGCGCTGGTCCGCCGCGTCGAGGACCGGCTGCTCGGCATGGAGGAGGTGCGCAGCGTCTATGCCCGCACGATCGGCGAAGGCGGCGCCCGCCAGCTCGGCGCGGACGTCATCGGCACGATCCAGCTCGAACTGGACGAATGGGACCAGCGCCGCAAGGCGACGGAGATCTTCGAGGACATCCGCACCCGCGTCGCCGACATCCCCGGCGTCAACGTCACCGTGCAGCAGGAGCAGAGCGGGCCGTCCAGCGGCAAGCCGATCAACGTCAAGCTGCTGGGCAGCGATATGGAGGCGCTCGCCGAGGGCGTCGCCACGGTGCGCACCCTGATGGACCAGATCGGCGGCTTCGAGAACGTCACCGATTCAAGGCCCCTGCCCGGGGTCGAGTGGCAGGTGCAGGTCGACCGCGAGGAGGCGGCCCGCTACGGCGCCGACGTCTCGCTGCTCGGCCAGGCGGTGCGGCTGCTCACCGTCGGCATCGAGGTCTCGAACTACCGGCCGGACGATGCCGGCGGCGACGGCGAGGTGCCGATCCGCGTGCGCTTCCCGGCCGGCGACCGGACGCTGGAGCGGCTGCAGGACCTGCGGATCCGCACCGCCCAGGGGCTCGTGCCGATCCGCAACTTCGTGTCGTTCGAGCCGGCTCCCAAGGTCGGCACGATCATCCGGATCGACCAGCGCCGCGTGATGTCGGTCGAGGCGGACGTGGCGCCCGGTGTCCTCGCCAACGACCAGACGACGAAGCTGAACGCCGCTCTCGCCGCGGCCGAGCTGCCGGCCGGCGTGGAATACACGTTCGGCGGCGAGGCCGAGGACCAGGCCGAGGCCGCGACCTTCCTCGCCGGGGCGGGCGCGGCGGCGATCTTCCTGATGTTCATCGTCCTCGTCACGCAGTTCAACTCGATCTACCAGGCCATCCTGGTGATGACCGCCATCGTCTTCTCGACGGCGGGCGTGTTCTACGGACTGCTGCTGACCGGGCGGCCGTTCGGCGTGGTGATGGGCGGCATCGGCGTGATCGCGCTCGCCGGCATCGTGGTGAACAACAACATCGTGCTGATCGACACCTACAACGACCTGCGCCGCTCCGGGCAGTCGCCGCTGGAGGCGGTGATGCGCACCGGCGCGCAGCGGCTGCGACCGGTGTTCCTCACCTCGATCACCACCGTGCTGGGCCTGGTGCCGATGGTGATCGGCGCGAATGTCGACTTCATCCGCCGCGACATCGCTTTCGGCGCGCCGTCGACGCAGTGGTGGATCGAGCTGTCGACCGCGATCGCCGGCGGCCTGACCTTCGCGACGGTGCTGACGCTGGTGCTGACCCCTGCCCTGCTGATCCTCGGCGAAACCTTCTCGGCCTGGGTGAAGCGCCGCCGCGGCCGCAACGCGCCAAGTCCGCTGGCGGAGGGAGACGGACGGCCGACTGCCGCACCCGCCGAGTGA